From one Treponema denticola genomic stretch:
- the rimO gene encoding 30S ribosomal protein S12 methylthiotransferase RimO: MDLHGCAKNQVDAELIIGIMENLSWKNTSDPDEADLIIVNSCGFINSAKEESINAVLQAKAAHPKAKILLAGCLAERYADILKNDLSEADGIFGNGDLSLLPQLIDSMFPKKTLDKKIIEKTLIPPQIGICGGERPKILNFPRSTYIKITEGCDNFCSFCAIPIIRGRLRSRPIKDICDEIKIFLKKGFYEFNLIGQDLAAYQTGKNDLKEDKLHKEKSSGLALLLKSISEIKGNFKIRLLYIHPDHFPLDILSIMTADKRFLPYFDIPFQSGAQKIIRAMNRNGSAEVYLDIVKNIRDAFEKAKSPYGEPQIRTTFLVGFPGETDEDFNETIKFLKELRPLWSGGFTYSREEDTPSYSFKGRVPKKTAEARLAEIQNTQTSITEKKLDSFIGKEIEVLVEELIQAEDKTFLALGRAWFQAPEVDGAVVLNFNLNKKDIDGNPIAPGSIVKARIAARNGFDLEAVAV; the protein is encoded by the coding sequence ATTGATTTGCACGGTTGTGCAAAAAATCAGGTTGATGCCGAACTTATAATCGGGATAATGGAAAATTTATCATGGAAAAACACTTCCGATCCCGATGAAGCGGATTTGATAATAGTCAATTCATGCGGCTTTATTAATTCTGCAAAAGAAGAATCGATAAATGCCGTTTTACAGGCTAAGGCGGCCCACCCTAAGGCTAAAATTCTCTTGGCCGGCTGTTTGGCAGAACGTTATGCCGATATACTCAAAAACGATTTATCTGAAGCAGACGGTATTTTTGGAAACGGAGACCTTTCTTTATTACCTCAATTAATAGACTCCATGTTTCCTAAAAAGACTTTGGACAAAAAAATCATTGAAAAAACTCTTATTCCTCCGCAAATAGGCATCTGCGGGGGAGAAAGGCCTAAAATACTTAACTTTCCGCGTTCTACCTATATCAAAATAACCGAAGGCTGTGATAATTTTTGCAGTTTTTGTGCTATCCCCATTATCAGGGGACGCTTAAGAAGCCGGCCTATTAAAGACATCTGCGATGAGATAAAAATCTTTTTAAAAAAAGGCTTTTATGAATTTAACCTGATAGGACAGGATCTAGCCGCCTATCAAACCGGAAAAAATGATTTAAAAGAAGATAAACTGCATAAAGAAAAGAGCTCAGGCTTAGCCCTTCTTTTAAAGAGCATTTCGGAAATAAAAGGTAATTTTAAAATCAGATTACTTTACATTCATCCCGACCACTTTCCACTTGATATTCTGTCTATAATGACGGCAGATAAAAGATTTTTGCCTTATTTCGATATTCCATTTCAATCGGGGGCACAAAAAATAATAAGGGCTATGAACCGAAATGGCTCTGCCGAGGTTTACCTTGATATCGTAAAGAATATACGGGATGCTTTTGAAAAAGCAAAAAGTCCTTACGGAGAGCCGCAAATACGGACAACTTTTTTGGTAGGCTTTCCGGGCGAAACGGACGAAGATTTCAATGAAACTATCAAGTTCTTAAAGGAATTAAGGCCTCTTTGGTCGGGAGGCTTTACATATTCAAGAGAGGAGGATACCCCTTCATATTCCTTTAAGGGCAGAGTTCCCAAAAAAACGGCAGAAGCCCGCCTCGCCGAAATACAAAATACTCAAACCTCAATAACAGAAAAAAAACTGGATTCCTTTATAGGAAAAGAAATAGAGGTCTTAGTAGAAGAGCTTATTCAGGCAGAGGATAAAACATTTTTAGCCCTTGGACGGGCTTGGTTTCAAGCGCCGGAAGTTGACGGAGCCGTTGTTTTAAACTTTAATTTAAACAAAAAAGACATCGATGGGAATCCGATTGCTCCCGGATCCATTGTAAAGGCAAGAATCGCAGCCCGAAACGGTTTTGATTTAGAAGCCGTAGCCGTTTAA
- a CDS encoding M15 family metallopeptidase has product MTQSLDSTKMQTILNNFKRLLFILFFMGNLNVVLCENRDKLDAFNFNLDNPWLSLKAIQTAYPDLVKNISFDSELNDWFITIRNQNLYWSDGRLLPKKDIQNRQKWAPIISYFYSDEVQNPKDFSEELISALKPESLIKNRKASPPPNYTFFMLLFNGRNRNEIIKQIRRSRFLGYDVWVHQRVVEPLRRVQTKIYQAQKTNTEVKKFLKELNQCWSFNWRVIADSGKLSNHSWGSAIDLLPANYKNKKIYWFWEAARNDFWMKIMPYRRWIPPKTIIEAFESEGFIWGGKWTLWDNMHFEYRPELLYIRDFVLKAEFNEFIAQNTQSLYQTPQIETRQADKKIPQRLAAILKMAELIKFTSSFSRNILSFYGIGGTTEEDYFEKEENIEEPQEPEYLEEMID; this is encoded by the coding sequence TTGACTCAGTCCTTAGATAGCACCAAAATGCAAACAATTTTAAACAATTTTAAACGACTTCTTTTTATTTTATTTTTTATGGGTAATTTAAACGTTGTTCTATGCGAAAATAGAGACAAACTTGATGCCTTTAATTTTAACCTTGATAATCCATGGCTTAGTTTAAAAGCCATTCAGACGGCCTATCCTGATCTTGTAAAGAATATTTCCTTTGATTCGGAATTAAACGATTGGTTTATAACGATAAGAAATCAAAATTTGTATTGGTCCGATGGAAGACTTTTACCAAAAAAAGATATTCAAAATCGGCAAAAATGGGCTCCTATAATTTCTTACTTTTATTCCGATGAGGTACAAAACCCTAAAGACTTTTCTGAAGAACTTATATCGGCATTAAAACCTGAAAGTCTAATCAAGAACAGAAAAGCTTCCCCTCCACCAAATTACACTTTTTTTATGCTTTTATTTAATGGAAGAAACCGCAACGAGATTATAAAGCAAATACGCCGCTCCCGTTTCTTGGGTTACGATGTCTGGGTACATCAACGCGTTGTAGAGCCTTTAAGGCGTGTTCAAACAAAAATATACCAAGCTCAAAAAACAAACACAGAAGTTAAAAAATTTTTAAAAGAACTAAACCAGTGTTGGAGTTTTAATTGGAGAGTTATAGCAGATTCCGGTAAATTGAGCAACCACAGCTGGGGATCGGCTATCGACCTTTTACCGGCAAACTACAAGAATAAAAAAATCTATTGGTTTTGGGAAGCTGCCCGTAATGATTTTTGGATGAAAATAATGCCTTACAGAAGATGGATACCTCCTAAGACCATAATCGAGGCCTTTGAAAGTGAAGGTTTTATCTGGGGCGGTAAATGGACGCTCTGGGATAATATGCACTTTGAATACCGCCCCGAACTTCTATATATTCGAGATTTTGTTCTAAAGGCGGAATTTAATGAATTTATAGCGCAGAATACACAAAGTCTATATCAAACGCCTCAAATTGAAACAAGGCAAGCGGATAAAAAAATACCACAACGGCTTGCCGCTATTCTTAAAATGGCAGAATTGATAAAATTTACCTCATCCTTTTCCCGTAATATATTATCTTTTTACGGTA